The Bubalus kerabau isolate K-KA32 ecotype Philippines breed swamp buffalo chromosome 14, PCC_UOA_SB_1v2, whole genome shotgun sequence genome segment AATTGAAAACACTGATGGACAAACaagataaagttaaaaaaaattattagaacaaTTTAAAACCAGACATGTATGTGTTTTAGGAACCTAAATATTGGCTACATTACTGAGCCTAAATTGTGTGGTCCTTAGAGTATATGCATTGAATAATCATTATTAATGGAACATGAAATGCATGAATTTCATCCTTCTTGATAATCATTTACTTTGAAGACTTAAAAGTTGAAAGCTATTTAGAAGACAATACTGTATACTGTTAGGATTCAATCCAAGTATAAATTTTGTTGTAAGAACCAGGCTGGCTGGATTTAGCAGGATTAAGCTTggcttttaaagtttatttctgaAAGGAACAAATAGTGACCTTCATACTGTAACAAAGTCTATTTATATACCATTTACCCAGCATGTCCAGGTCTCAGCTACAGTAAATAGTAGTTGTTTTATTAATGAAAAAGGTCAGAATTAAAGTATGTTCATGAACAGACTAAGGATAGCAGTTGTCTAGACCCTCTTGCTACACCCAAAGACAAAGCTAACGATAACCCATATTCAGGCATGTGTTTGACTAGTGAGCAGGAAATCTTTGTCTAGgaagaattgattttttaaaaaagctgagaTATTCAAATGAGTTATATTATTCCAGTCCCAATTTAACAGTCAGCATTTAATCCACTTCTTTCTCATCCCTAATCCTAGCTATGGCTGATGGGAGTAATAAGCCAAGACCATCAAAAactggaggggacatatgtatacctatggctgatccatgctgatgtatggcagaaaccaacacaatattgtaattatccttcaattaaagataaataagaaaaaaaaaaagcaaacaggaaaAACCAAGgtataatttatctattttttataggATAGTCATTGGTTCAATCAGTTAATGAACTGTTAACTCAATAAAGTTATCAATGGGAAAGATACAGAGAAGTCATTAGCTAAGGAATGCTCTCTAATCTCCAAATTTTTCACCaagtttcattttcattgcttgTTTAAAGggcattttttctttaaagtcctACCATTAAGGTATGAAACATAAAACTCGCTTGTAATCCATCATGTTTTGGATGTTAAATCTACACTTCAATCAAATAATATCTCTGGGAATTTGTAACCTAAGTTAGCTTTTAATGGGGAGAAGGGGCCGATGATGCCCATCAGCAGTGGATAAACTGTTCTATTCATACTATGGAATGCTACTTGTTAGTAAGGAGACTATGAATACACTCAACATAAGTGAATctcaaaaaaaatgaacaaaagtcaCATATGAAAGAGTAAATATTACATGATTTATATGAATTTCTAGAACAAGTAACACTAATCTATTGTGACAGAAGTCAGAATAGTTCTATGGGGAAGGATTAACCAGAAGGGGGCATGAGGGAATTTTCTGTTGGAGTAATGGAAAAGTCCTGTATCTTTACTGGGGTTGTAGTTACCAAATCTCAAATTACACATTTAAAATCTGTGCATTTTATTGAATGTAAAGTATAccccagttttttttaaaagtgctaTCTATCTAGAGGATCCTAAAGTTAAATATAACCTATcaccacactgctgctgctgctgctaagtcgcttcagtcgtgtccgactccgtgtgaccccacagacggcagcccaccaggctcccccgtccctgggattctccaggcaagaacactggagtgggttgccatttccttctccaatgcatgaaagtgaaaagtgaaagtgaagtcgctcagttgcgtccaactcttagcgacctcatggactgcagcctaccaggctcctctgtccgtgggattttccaaacaagagtactggagtggggtgccatcgccttctccacctaTCACCATAGAAAGCATCTAATgaatctattaattaaaaaacaacacagGTCGTTCATTCAGAAAGCAGATACGAAGCTTTAATTCACTGTGGGCATTTCTGTtcactatataatatataaactttTCATATTTCTTCAAACAGATAAATCTTTTGTAagactttttttccctccaagtaCTGTGTACCATAACACCATTACATTTAACTAGCTAAGGACATATAAATACCATGAGCCACTGACTATATACAGAAAATGACACGTTagaaagtataaattaaaaatgtttaagaaaagcTAAATACAATGGAAGTTTACATGTATTCTTTAATTCTAGATATCACATCACAGTGACAACCAATTACaataaaatcaaaactttttAGGTGATAATACATTCAAATTTCTAACAtccaattattttcatttccacaCTGTTAATACTACAGGCTTAACACGACAGGCTTTTAGACTGCAGACCAAGTTTCTTGTGTAATAATAACAAAGTTTCTGGTGTAATAATAAGAATTACTATCTTGATCATGATCAAAAGAAACCAAATTTATATATACTGTACTATATAGAGATGAGACTTTACTAAGTATAATATGGAACTCTTTAGTAAAGGTGTTCAAGAGAAGTTCAAATAGTAGCCTGAAAATGAGTTTTAACTGCTACTGTATTCTACATACATTCCGTTAAAAAATGAAGTCTCTgtcaaaacatttataaataagtatataGTATAATAGTTTTTCCCCCTCCAAAATACCACCTGGGAGAAAATTTCCAAGGTGActcaaggagggaaaaaaaaaaggcctcagAAAACAAACATTATATGGTCTCGTAAGTGGCAATCTTCCAGAGTCTATTTTCAATTGGAATAAATTCTGCAGCCAATTCTACCTTGCTTCGGTGTTCACAGTCCAGAGTCCTTGAATATCTAGTTCAGTATTCTACCGAAATCTGCAAGGACTCCCAAACACCCCTCAACTAATTACACAAGGGAAAACTGATCATGTTCTGTATTAAAACTTATGTGAAAATTGTACATAGTCATAGCCATTCTTTTAACAGTGATGCTAGAATAAGTGATGAAATATATGCACAGCTGTACACGAATCACCATTAAACACAGGAACACAATGCCATTTGATGCATATCAAATAAGCTCCCCAAAAGCCaatctgaatatatttattttcatttactttgatACAGCGTTGGAAGGGTCTGCATATAATTACGGAGACTGCTGCAAACAATATTTGATGCTATTAAGTGTTCCATTAAGCAGCAGGCATGCAcaatagttactttaaaaaatttcttatgTATGTATCTTAACATTTCTATTTATAAGCTACAATATGTTTAAAGCATTCAGTAATCTTTAAACCAATTATTTAAACTGACCTACACCTAAGtggggaaaaacaacaacaaaaaacttcatCTCAACACCTGAAGGTAATACTTAAACTTTATTCCCccaaattatgtaaatttttttaatatgtcatcCTTAAAATTCCAAACATGACAAAAATTCTTACCACTACTAGATTAGAAGTATGATTTCTCAGCAGCAGTCTACCCACCACACACTTAAAGCATGCCACACTTCAGGGGTTTACATGATAAGAGTGACGTGCTGGCTGTAGATGACAATAATTGAACATCAGTCTCTTCTCTTCATTCTGGATCTTTTATTTCAAACTAAATAAAGCTTTTCATTAATATAaactaaacttttttttccctttatttaacaCCAATAGAGGAGATAAAACACCTTTATTGTCTTCAAGTGCCTGGCAAAATAGAAAATCTTTCAACTACATTAGGTAATCAGGTGAAGGGCTagtgtttgttttctcatttaagaAGCATTCCAAGTCAAATGATCACACACAATGACAAATTCAGATTGCCTGGTTCTCGGTCCTTTATGGCTTAAAGTAGTGGATTTGAAAACTACCTTTGGTTAAAATAAAGTTCATGAATAATGCACAGGTTGTACATCCAGGAAATCATGCAATAAATATATGTTCTCATATACACTGGAATCTTGGTGATGAAAGGGGTCTGCAGGTGTGAACAGTAATGTTTCTTCATTTTACCAAAAGAATACACCCAGCAAGTTCACTGCTTTGGGCCTATTCAAAACCCTGTTTGCCAGGTCATCCTGATTTTCTCAAGAGTGATAAAAGCAGCCAATGTCGTAAGCCATTTGCAGTTAAGGAACTGGTGGGCCTCAACTGCAGGTGCTGTGAGGTCCGAACTAAGCAGAATGAGACTCTCAGGATCCTGCCACTCTGCTACAAAGTCACTTTGGACTACCTGGCAGACTAGAGTATCAAATAGGGAAATGCTGAGAATGACCCACTGGAAATATTTACTAtagtattatctttaaaaaaaaacctatctgCCCTTTAAATCTATTTGAGAATTGCCTTGGTAAGACCCACTCACTGTTCCTGGTTTTGATATGCCCCTACAACGTgagaattgaactgaactacaaTGATTGTAATGTCATCTCTGTACATCCGAGCAAGCTCTTCAGGAAGACTAAGCATTTTGGAGAGGCGCTCATGATCAACAGCCCCAAACTCATTGTTGCCCACAGCGTGGCGAATAAGGTGGGTTGCTGCATTCTGGTCCTCAAACACTGATGACATCTTAGCTCTCCGTTCTGTTAAAAGGCCATGCATCTGCCCCAGAGTCACCTTATAGCCACCAACGGCTATTGGCTGCTGGTGGTGCATGCCTGTTAGGTACTCACCCACAATCCTAACCACATCCTGCCTGTGCATTGTCTCCCACAGCCCATCAGTCGCCAGTACCAGAAATTTATCCTGTGGCCTTAATCGGTGGTAAGTTACTTCTGGTTCAGCAGTGAGATAAGGAGGTGTGTAATAATTAGGAGGGATGAACTTGGTGTATTCATTGTCATTCAACTGGTCTGGGCCAGATTCTATCACTCTCTTCTGAAGGTCAATGCTCCATTTGAACTTGACGTCTCCAAAAGCCCGAAAAGGCATCAGCAAGCCAAGCAGCCGATCCTGTTTCACCACACTCTTGGCCTCGTTCTTTGGGTGCTCCAGTTTCAGCCGTTCCACTTCTCTCTCATTCTGAGCGTTGTGGTCATTAGACAGGGTGACGGCCGACCAAGAGCCGTCCTCTTCCTGCACCCCCAGCATGGCTCTGCTATCGCCAGTGTTGGCCACATGAAGGTCAACGCCATCCACATGGGCCACGCAAGCTGTGGCCCCAGAAAATGCCACTCGAAGCACTAGGTAGTTGAGGAAAGAATTGGGATCACCAACTTGAGCCTCCAAGGAGATGTCATTATCAAGCCTCTTAAAAGCATTAATCAAAGCCTCCTTAACATCAATATCAGTCGACTCCCCAGTGTTGAGGTCAATAAGCTCTTGCCAGTAAGTCCTCAAGCTGTTGAAATATAACTTGGACGCCTCCTTACTGAAGTAATCGTTGGGGTGCTTGTGCCACTGGAGAATGGGCAGCAGGGCTCGACCGCTCTCCACGGCATTTTCGATTTCCAGCAAAGTCTCGTGGGGTAACAAAGAGACAGCAATATAGTAAAAGAGTCTTTCACTAACTGCCTGGGAGCAAGCACAGCCTGCGTGGCCATCGAAAACCCCCAAAAGCATCCCTCTGGTCTGCAAGCAGGTTGCTGCACTCCTCCGGTCCTCAATGGGTGCATTTGCCGGCAGCTGATTGCTGTCAAATCCAAGGACAGAACTTACATTTTTGCCATCAAATTCTGGCACTTTGAAACTGTACTCATTAGCTTTCAGGATGCTATTGACTTGGGGAGGTGTGAGGTAAAACTTCTGCGGTGTGGAAGCGTATCTCCTTCCTTGGGTGTACTGCCACCAGCTCTCCTTTGGCCTGTAAAAGGTAGCGTACGCCGGATGGGGTGTGTATCTCGGGTGACTCTGCGGAATATAAGGGGGTGAGCAGCAGAGATGTTTGTGGTGGCAGTAACATGCAGTGCCATAGATTCTGCTCAGTTCACAGTTACGAATCAGAGGGAAAAACAGTTGAGTTGGTGCTGGCATGGCATCAGAGAACAGTGGCAGGCTGGAACTTCTGACCGGGATTCCTAGACAGCAATTTCACAGGTACGCACAAAGAAAAAAGTTACATTCAGATTACTTaatctatttttgctttcataACAGATATTTAGCAGGTGAATTTACAAGTGCCCTGTGCCTCCTAAGGTACTATATTTTACACATATACCATGTACTATCTCTACAGGATATACTCTGCTAAGTGCACTCGATTACTTAATGGAGCCAGGGGCAAACTGTCTTCtagctttacttttctctttgtaGTTCTTTATGCAGCACAAACTGGGCAGAATGTACAATAGATCTGGCTGGGAAGAGCGGAGATGAAGGTTATATAACATTATGCAGTGGCAGTCTACCTGGCCAATCACCCTTCTTTTTATCCTTAAAAAAGGCcatgggtctcccatattgcacaGGGACTTTTCCCATTTATGAAGATCCTGTTTCTAGAGCCATGGTCAATGGTTAGCATTTGATACATCTGGATAGCACCATAAATGTGTTTGGATGCAGCCTCGACCTGTGTGTATTCATGAATTATTTGTACAATATATACATGTTACTATAATTAACACGTACAAGAAAAATCTTACATAATGGATAAAAATAGAAGTTCCAAAATGCCCTCCTTGCATCCAGGAGATGGTCTTGCAAACAATGCTTCTCCAGACCACTGTGCCGATTTGGCAAGTTTAGGGACACAGGTCTGCCACCAAGTCACCAAATAATCCTGGAAAAGCGGGcagctttcatttattcattaattttactgtattttttgtgattaaaaaaaaccaaGTATTTTAGTAGCTCTAAAACTTTATTAGTAACATAAATGGTCTCAGTTCTGGAACTTAATTTACTTATTAGTATTTTCCTCTGCCTATCAGCCGTAAAAGAAAGCTACATAAATATGGTCTTCATCTTTTATGGACCCCAAGTAGAATTCACCCGTAGAAAAATAttctcttacattttaaaaaatggttatctATTTGCCTTTGGAAATTAATAAACAGTGAAACAGTAGTCTAATGTTCTACGGTTTGGCTTAAAAAGGTAGAGCATTATACTcgtgaataaatgaaaaatcgTATCACTTATATCTGGAAGTggaacactgaaaatattttgatgaGCATTTATCTAGAAAATGTACTAAACATGTATCAATAAGCCCGGTAATCTATACAAGAAAAGAATCCCTCTTGTAACACATATTTCCCCTGAATTCTTGAGGTATTGCCTCAAAGTATTCAACTGGCCTATAAACAAATAGGCTTTAGAAATATCTTAAATAGGGAAACAAATGCaataaacaaaaaggaataaGGAATAGAAAATCACTTGAGCCTTAATATCAACTATTTCTTCCTAAGGTTGAACACGTTAAGAAAATTTTTTACAAGTATCAGAGTATTAgctatatattacattattttcacATACCCTCTTTAGAAAAACAGTTAGAAAAATGATAAGTGGAATATAGGGAGCAAACACTGAGTTTGCTTCGGTAATAAGCACTGTGTAAGCCAGTCATATGGAACCCGTTTTGCATGTGATAGAATGTACCATTATTTTAACTGCACTATTTAAGAAGAAATTTGtttacaaaattgaaaacaagaTTAGGCAAGAGAAGGTAATGAATAGAATTTTGGAAATAAGAGCAATAACTAAATAACGTCTGAAAGGCAGTCATGAAAGACAGAAATTCCAGAAGAACAGGAATCTATCAAGAATAACCACTTAAATAACAGCACTTTAAACTGAATACCTGAAAGTCATCCAAAGGTTAAGTGTACATGACTAAGCCAGGAGATGTGCTACAACGCTGGGCCACATGACATTGGCTTTCAGATACGAACGGTATCTCTTGCTAGGTTTGTATGCAGAAAGCACATGGACTCATTTCATGTTTTGTATGaagattatttctattattaaaaatggaaacataccaattttcatgaaaataaattttctctgTAAGTTTATATATGTCTGCATTTAAGCTTACTTTACTATGTAagaattttagaggaaaaaaaatacctgTGTTTCTGTATGGAATGCAGGTTGAATCCAAGTACTGTTTGTGTTTGGAGGCGGGGTTTGAGAGACAGATGTGTAACAGAATTGGGCTATTTGACATCTGATCAAGAAATAACAAGACCGGGAAACCCACACTTTCCTTAAATTCTTTTGTTTTGACAATCCTCCTGCTTTTCTAATTGACTGCAAAATGAACTATTTTGGCAAAAGAACTGATTCACGCAGCAGATGCTTTGAATACATAAATTCAAACACCAGGCACTCAAGTAACATACATTTTTCCTTCAGGCATAAATTctcaagattaaaaacaaaaaagcagagagTCAATTTTATTAATTCGATCTTTCAATTACTCAGGGGTTTAGCATATGGACTGAGATTCCCAACATGCCTCTCAAAGTCAAATTCCTAGGGAAGTTACCTACTCTGTGATTAAAGAGCATTCGTTCACCACCAGTACAAGTGACATACTCTCTCTATCAGACCAGTTACTCCTGGAAGTTAATGTACTTTCGAATGCTTTCATAAACCATAAGTGAACATTCGAAACACTCTTGAGTATCCTTCTGAATATCctgtgattcaacaacaaaagTCCATGAAATCAAAACTCTTGTTGACAACTTGCTAAATTAACGAAGTTAAAGGGCTCTGATGCAGCAGTAAGTATAGCAGCAAGGTACAGTTGTGGTAAACTGAAGCACCGTCAAATCTTCAAGTTATTTCTGGCCactatttcacttaaaaattccGATCCCATGATCCCGACTTGGCCACCTTAGGTACAACATCTTAGTCTTAGGCAGATTTTGCCAGTGactaataaggaaaaataagCTGTAAGGAGAAACAGGAAAGAGATCCATCCATTCTtactgatgtactctgcagggcTTGTGCCAGGAAATGATTCCACTTTATCAATAAACTCTCAGAACAAACTAATTAAGAGAATGCAATTACTGCCCCGACTCCAGAGCTCTTTAGCTTTGCAAAGCTTTTGgtgtaaatggaaaaaaaaaaaaaaaatgctttactaATCATTAAATGTGTCAGAACCCCAGTTTATATAATCCGATTGCATTAAACACCCCGCATAAAGACTCTCTGCGATTTTTCAGCATTTTGGGGCAACGTTTAGCCATTTCACAGCTCCTGTTATCTCTACATGAATGAAGAAACCTGCTGCCTTTGGAATACTCCGAAGCCCCAAGTCAACACTTGTTTGATCAGTTTCCTTTGTACCCTACCTGAAAATGGCACTCACTTAAGGAATCAACTGCTATCCTGGGGCAGGATCCCTTTGTCCACCTCACCTCTTCATTCCACACAAACCCACCTAACACCATCCACACGCAAAATCAGTCATCATCCTCCCTGGGTACCCAACGCTAGGTAGTTAAGGGAATACCTACCAATTCGTCTGGGCCCgggacacacacacattctcctgTCATCACAACACGGAGCCGACAACATCCACAACCCGCGCGGAGAGCAGCAGCGACAGCGGCACCGGCCCATTGAAAAGCAAGGCAGAGATGCTCGTTAGAGGAGGCGTCGGCAGGGGAGGCGCGAGCGGAGGAGGGGCGAGGTCTCGCTGCAGCCGGGTGAATGGGGctaggaggtggggtggggtggggtggggtgaggtgaggtggggtgggggaaagagGACAGAGGCGCAAGAccgggggtgggaaggagggcgGAAACCTAACCAACAAACCCACCCCTCGGGAGCCGCGGAGCTACAGCTGGAGGCGGCGGGGGCCCAGACGCCGGCGGAGGCGCGCCCCGGGACCGGCCCGTCCATCCAGCCCCGGCACGGAGCCCACGGGAGCGTAGCATCCTCCGCCCGCCCACGCTGCGCCGGCCGCCGACCCGAAAACCGAGGGTCGGCCCGCGGGGTCACCCTGAGCCCAGGGTGTGCGTGTGAGGGGGGAATCCTCAGGCAGTCCGCCTCCGCGCCACCTGAGCCGCACCTGCCTCGGACCCACCCTCGCGCCGGCCCTCACGGCGCCCCGGGCGCGGCCAGCGGGCGAGGCGGGCCCGCCCCCCCGGCCCTGGAGCCCCGCGGGCAGTCCCCCGGCGCCGTCACGCTCGCCGCGGCCCCAACGCCCCTCGAGCGCGCACCTGGCGCCCCCAGGCTCGTCTCCTCACGCGTGCCGGCCGCCCGCCTCACAACTTAGGGCGGGCGGAGGAGGATTCCGGACAGGGCGGTTCGGCGCTGGGGTGAGGGAATACGAACCGGACAAGGCAGGGGGAGGAGCCGCCTCTTCTCaagaggaggaggcggcggcggcggcagcggcggcggcaccTCCCGGCGGTCCTTCCTCACAAGCGGCCGCGACTCCTAGGAGCGCCGCCCCGGGCCCCAGGCCGGCCCActccgccccgccccctcccgtcCCCCTACGCCGCGCCGGgcccccgccctgccccgcccGCGCTTTCGGGTCCGAGCGCTTCCCGCCTTCCCATTGggtgcgcatggcgagggggcgGGGCGCAGCAGAGCGGGCCGCAGCTCGGCGCGTGGGGGCGGAAGAGCCGCGCGCTGCCCGCCCGCTTTGTGACGTCACGAGGGTCAGACACGCCCGTCCACTCCGCGCGAGCTGCCCATTGGCTCCGCGGTCCCGCCTCACGTGACCGCGTCCGCGCCCGCGCCCCCTATAGCCGGGTGGAGGGAGGGCTGCGCGTGCCCGCGGGCTTGACGGAAGGGCCGGGAGGGAGGAAGCGCCGGGGTCGGCACGAGCGTCCCCGAGCGGGCGGGGCCCGTGAACGGCCGCTTCCCGCAGGCAGGCTTCCACGACGCCCCGGCACCTCGGCGAGCCTCCTTCCCTCCTTACGGGTGGGCTGGAGCTTCGTAGATTTGGGCTGCGAGGGGAGGCTCCCTGCCCAACGGGAAACTAAATTCCCAGAGACGGCCCTACCTGGAATAACAAGGCATGAGAGGACCCCGGGGTATCTGAGGCCTGGTGCATGGGATTCTTTTCGGAGCGTTGACTTTGGAGCATGTTTTCTGTCGTTTTCTGGACATGTCTCAGGGCCCAGCAAGAGAAAGGCGGCCTGAACAGCAGCCAGAGGAAGTTGTGATGAAGGAATTATTGACTCTGTCGAGTAGGTGTGTGTGCTCACTTtttctgaaagaaagtgaagtcgctcagtcgtgtccgactctgcgaccccatggactttagcctaccaggctcctccatccatggaattttccaggcaagagtactggagtgggctgccatttccttctccaggagatcttctcgacccagggattgaacccgtgtctcccgcattgtaggcacaCCACGTTTTCTGAAGGGCTTTGAAATCAGTCTTTATTTGCCCTGAATAAGAAAAGGGTAGAACGCACAATGCGAaaatgggaagatccctgaaCTTTCTGTGTCAGGACCTTCATCCAAGTCACTTATGCTccgtgagcctcagtttccacttctGTTAAGCTGGATTGGGGTGGCGTTGGCAGTCTTGGTTAAAGGGTAGACATGGCAGGGGCTGCTTCACTTGCTTCTGTCCATAGGTAATCTCCTCTTTATGGGAACTGAGTCACTGATAGTGGCTTCTGAAAACTTCCTTGGAGATGGTATCAGGCAGATCATTGCacttattctgctgctgctgctaagtcgcttcagtcgtgttcgactctgtgcgaccccatagacggcagcccaccaggctcccccgtctctgggattttccaggcaagaatattggagtgggttgccatttccttctccaccctgtCTACTGTTAAAAACAGTTAACTGACTTATTAAGCATATCTGCTTACGAGCCGATAAAATTCCCAAAGTGATGTGCGCAGGCTATAAAAAGCTGTCATATTAACAGTATtgtggagttttgttttttattaatttgcacTATCTGATTTTATGTATTAAAGGAGAAATTTTATAGACACAAAACAGTGCCAGGAATTGGTTCTTTATAGCTGCTAGATCTTTCCAACTGCCTCCTCTATTCTCTAAATAGAGGGCATTTTGGCCTAGCCCCAAGCTTCCCACGGAACTCTTGTGGCTATTTTTATGTGGCCCTCATCCATTTTACATGGGCCTATCTGCTTCACATCAACCCCTCTTTTTTACTTCTCAAATGAGCTTCCCATAAGTTGGTATTTTTTTCATGGTCTTTCATTCTGTTGAGTATCTGATTTAAGTATCTGTTTTCTATAGTCTCATAGAAGCTGTATGGGGTGGTATAGCAAAGTGAGGAAGAACACAGCTGGAACTAGACTACCTGAGTTCCAGTCCCAGCTTTGCATCTTGCTACGTGGTCTTGGGCAACTTTTTCCTGGCTCGGTTCTTTCATATATAAGATaggaataaaaatagtaatattttaaaactttttacccTCACAGGTTTGTATTAAgtgagttaatatatatatatatcatgctaAGAAAGTACAAGTAAGTAGTAAGAGCTATGTAAGTAtcagttattattaatattatagacAAGTCCAGGTCAGTGTGTTTGTTTTATTAAGGACTCCTAGAGAgtaggagggagaaggcaatggcaccccactccagtactcttgcctggaaaatcccatggatggaggagcctggtaggcggcagtccctggggtcccacagagtcggacacgactgagtgacttcactttcacttttcactttcatgcattggagaaggaaatggcaacccactccagtgttcttgcctggagaatcccagggacagggaagcctggtgggctgctgtctgtggggtcgcacagaattggacacgactgaagtgacttagcagcagcagcagagagtaggAGATAAATACACTCAAGTAGAATATATTATACAGCTAGATACTAAGCGGTTATTAAtagagtggctgctgctgctgctgcttagtcgcttcagtcgtgtccgactctgtgcgaccccatagacggcagcccatcaggctcccccgtccctgggagtct includes the following:
- the PDP1 gene encoding pyruvate dehyrogenase phosphatase catalytic subunit 1 isoform X3, whose amino-acid sequence is MPAPTQLFFPLIRNCELSRIYGTACYCHHKHLCCSPPYIPQSHPRYTPHPAYATFYRPKESWWQYTQGRRYASTPQKFYLTPPQVNSILKANEYSFKVPEFDGKNVSSVLGFDSNQLPANAPIEDRRSAATCLQTRGMLLGVFDGHAGCACSQAVSERLFYYIAVSLLPHETLLEIENAVESGRALLPILQWHKHPNDYFSKEASKLYFNSLRTYWQELIDLNTGESTDIDVKEALINAFKRLDNDISLEAQVGDPNSFLNYLVLRVAFSGATACVAHVDGVDLHVANTGDSRAMLGVQEEDGSWSAVTLSNDHNAQNEREVERLKLEHPKNEAKSVVKQDRLLGLLMPFRAFGDVKFKWSIDLQKRVIESGPDQLNDNEYTKFIPPNYYTPPYLTAEPEVTYHRLRPQDKFLVLATDGLWETMHRQDVVRIVGEYLTGMHHQQPIAVGGYKVTLGQMHGLLTERRAKMSSVFEDQNAATHLIRHAVGNNEFGAVDHERLSKMLSLPEELARMYRDDITIIVVQFNSHVVGAYQNQEQ
- the PDP1 gene encoding pyruvate dehyrogenase phosphatase catalytic subunit 1 isoform X1, translating into MSNSPILLHICLSNPASKHKQYLDSTCIPYRNTGIPVRSSSLPLFSDAMPAPTQLFFPLIRNCELSRIYGTACYCHHKHLCCSPPYIPQSHPRYTPHPAYATFYRPKESWWQYTQGRRYASTPQKFYLTPPQVNSILKANEYSFKVPEFDGKNVSSVLGFDSNQLPANAPIEDRRSAATCLQTRGMLLGVFDGHAGCACSQAVSERLFYYIAVSLLPHETLLEIENAVESGRALLPILQWHKHPNDYFSKEASKLYFNSLRTYWQELIDLNTGESTDIDVKEALINAFKRLDNDISLEAQVGDPNSFLNYLVLRVAFSGATACVAHVDGVDLHVANTGDSRAMLGVQEEDGSWSAVTLSNDHNAQNEREVERLKLEHPKNEAKSVVKQDRLLGLLMPFRAFGDVKFKWSIDLQKRVIESGPDQLNDNEYTKFIPPNYYTPPYLTAEPEVTYHRLRPQDKFLVLATDGLWETMHRQDVVRIVGEYLTGMHHQQPIAVGGYKVTLGQMHGLLTERRAKMSSVFEDQNAATHLIRHAVGNNEFGAVDHERLSKMLSLPEELARMYRDDITIIVVQFNSHVVGAYQNQEQ
- the PDP1 gene encoding pyruvate dehyrogenase phosphatase catalytic subunit 1 isoform X2, which encodes MCVCPGPRRIGIPVRSSSLPLFSDAMPAPTQLFFPLIRNCELSRIYGTACYCHHKHLCCSPPYIPQSHPRYTPHPAYATFYRPKESWWQYTQGRRYASTPQKFYLTPPQVNSILKANEYSFKVPEFDGKNVSSVLGFDSNQLPANAPIEDRRSAATCLQTRGMLLGVFDGHAGCACSQAVSERLFYYIAVSLLPHETLLEIENAVESGRALLPILQWHKHPNDYFSKEASKLYFNSLRTYWQELIDLNTGESTDIDVKEALINAFKRLDNDISLEAQVGDPNSFLNYLVLRVAFSGATACVAHVDGVDLHVANTGDSRAMLGVQEEDGSWSAVTLSNDHNAQNEREVERLKLEHPKNEAKSVVKQDRLLGLLMPFRAFGDVKFKWSIDLQKRVIESGPDQLNDNEYTKFIPPNYYTPPYLTAEPEVTYHRLRPQDKFLVLATDGLWETMHRQDVVRIVGEYLTGMHHQQPIAVGGYKVTLGQMHGLLTERRAKMSSVFEDQNAATHLIRHAVGNNEFGAVDHERLSKMLSLPEELARMYRDDITIIVVQFNSHVVGAYQNQEQ